A window of Bacteroidota bacterium genomic DNA:
AAGATGGAACATGTCGTCCGTGCCAGACGCGCTGGACACGTGATGCGATGCAATGTCGCCTTCGGCGCAAGTGTGCGTGTCGGACAACTACTACTAGAGGTGGTCGAGGATGTTTGATCGCAGTGGACTGCCCAAAGAAGTCACCGTCTACGAGGTTGGACCACGCGATGGTCTACAAAACGAGGCCGAGTTTCTCCCCACCGCCGCGAAGGCTGAGTTGATACAACGCCTCGCTCGAGCCGGACTCCCCGCAATCGAGGTCGCCAGTTTCGTCCGGCCAGATCTGATTCCCGCACTGGCCGATGCTGAAGAATTACTCGCTGAATTAGCTCCATTGCTTGCTACACATCGAATGAGCGCGCTG
This region includes:
- a CDS encoding hydroxymethylglutaryl-CoA lyase, with product MFDRSGLPKEVTVYEVGPRDGLQNEAEFLPTAAKAELIQRLARAGLPAIEVASFVRPDLIPALADAEELLAELAPLLATHRMSALVPNQRGLDRALKTGVREVAVFASATESFAKANLNNSVAGSLDMFSPVIKQARDSGLQVRGYIS